In Oncorhynchus kisutch isolate 150728-3 linkage group LG7, Okis_V2, whole genome shotgun sequence, one DNA window encodes the following:
- the ptgr2 gene encoding prostaglandin reductase 2 isoform X1 codes for MLLVQRVVLNSRPGTDGEPVPGHFRVEEAIVGPFLKEGQVLVRTLFLSVDPYMRCRMNEDTGAEYLAPWGLSECVDGGGVGVVELSRCDGLSVDDMVTSFNWHWQTQCLMDEKLLQKVEPQLVDGHISYFLGAVGMPGLTALLGVREKGHVTDGANQTMVVSGAAGACGSVAGQIGRVDGCTRVVGICGSDEKCRVLVEDLGFSAAVNYHQGDVATALRESCPNGVDVYFDNVGGPISDAVIAQMNNDGHVILCGQISQYNKDVPYPPPLCDETREALQSKNITRERFMVLNYMEKHEAGIIQLSQWVREGQIKVLETVVNGIENMGVAFCSMMKGGNIGKQIIKISD; via the exons ATGTTGCTTGTGCAGAGAGTGGTGCTTAACTCCCGACCTG GGACTGATGGAGAGCCAGTCCCTGGTCATTTCCGTGTGGAAGAGGCGATTGTAGGACCTTTTCTGAAAGAAGGACAAGTCCTTGTCCGgaccctcttcctgtctgttgACCCTTACATG CGATGTCGCATGAACGAAGACACAGGAGCTGAGTACCTGGCTCCATGGGGGCTGTCTGAGTGTGTGGACGGTGGAGGCGTTGGGGTGGTTGAGTTAAGCCGCTGCGATGGCCTCTCTGTGGATGACATGGTCACCTCGTTCAACTGGCACTGGCAGACGCAATGTTTGATGGATGAAAAGCTCTTACAGAAG GTTGAGCCACAGCTGGTTGATGGACACATATCCTACTTCTTGGGTGCAGTTGGCATGCCTGGTCTCACCGCACTATTGGGTGTTAGAGAGAAGGGTCATGTGACCGACGGAGCCAATCAGACCATGGTGGTCAGTGGAGCTGCAGGGGCTTGTGGGTCCGTCGCTGGGCAG ATTGGCCGTGTGGATGGCTGTACCAGGGTGGTGGGGATCTGTGGGTCTGATGAGAAGTGCAGAGTCCTTGTGGAGGATCTGGGGTTCTCTGCAGCAGTCAACTACCATCAGGGGGATGTAGCCACAGCACTGAGAGAAAGTTGTCCTAATGGAGTGGATGTCTACTTTGACAATGTGGGAGGGCCCATAAGCGATGCTGTAATAGCACAG ATGAACAATGATGGTCACGTTATCCTTTGTGGACAGATCTCCCAGTACAACAAGGACGTGCCCTACCCACCACCTCTCTGTGATGAGACTCGGGAGGCACTGCAAAGTAAAAACATAACCAG GGAGCGGTTCATGGTGCTGAACTACATGGAGAAACACGAAGCCGGCATAATCCAGCTCAGTCAGTGGGTCAGAGAGGGGCAGATCAAG GTGTTGGAGACGGTAGTAAATGGCATTGAGAATATGGGAG TGGCCTTTTGCTCCATGATGAAAGGAGGAAACATTGGTAAACAGATCATTAAAATATCAGATTGA
- the ptgr2 gene encoding prostaglandin reductase 2 isoform X2, with product MLLVQRVVLNSRPGTDGEPVPGHFRVEEAIVGPFLKEGQVLVRTLFLSVDPYMRCRMNEDTGAEYLAPWGLSECVDGGGVGVVELSRCDGLSVDDMVTSFNWHWQTQCLMDEKLLQKVEPQLVDGHISYFLGAVGMPGLTALLGVREKGHVTDGANQTMVVSGAAGACGSVAGQIGRVDGCTRVVGICGSDEKCRVLVEDLGFSAAVNYHQGDVATALRESCPNGVDVYFDNVGGPISDAVIAQMNNDGHVILCGQISQYNKDVPYPPPLCDETREALQSKNITRERFMVLNYMEKHEAGIIQLSQWVREGQIKVGGNLRQIIQRCWRR from the exons ATGTTGCTTGTGCAGAGAGTGGTGCTTAACTCCCGACCTG GGACTGATGGAGAGCCAGTCCCTGGTCATTTCCGTGTGGAAGAGGCGATTGTAGGACCTTTTCTGAAAGAAGGACAAGTCCTTGTCCGgaccctcttcctgtctgttgACCCTTACATG CGATGTCGCATGAACGAAGACACAGGAGCTGAGTACCTGGCTCCATGGGGGCTGTCTGAGTGTGTGGACGGTGGAGGCGTTGGGGTGGTTGAGTTAAGCCGCTGCGATGGCCTCTCTGTGGATGACATGGTCACCTCGTTCAACTGGCACTGGCAGACGCAATGTTTGATGGATGAAAAGCTCTTACAGAAG GTTGAGCCACAGCTGGTTGATGGACACATATCCTACTTCTTGGGTGCAGTTGGCATGCCTGGTCTCACCGCACTATTGGGTGTTAGAGAGAAGGGTCATGTGACCGACGGAGCCAATCAGACCATGGTGGTCAGTGGAGCTGCAGGGGCTTGTGGGTCCGTCGCTGGGCAG ATTGGCCGTGTGGATGGCTGTACCAGGGTGGTGGGGATCTGTGGGTCTGATGAGAAGTGCAGAGTCCTTGTGGAGGATCTGGGGTTCTCTGCAGCAGTCAACTACCATCAGGGGGATGTAGCCACAGCACTGAGAGAAAGTTGTCCTAATGGAGTGGATGTCTACTTTGACAATGTGGGAGGGCCCATAAGCGATGCTGTAATAGCACAG ATGAACAATGATGGTCACGTTATCCTTTGTGGACAGATCTCCCAGTACAACAAGGACGTGCCCTACCCACCACCTCTCTGTGATGAGACTCGGGAGGCACTGCAAAGTAAAAACATAACCAG GGAGCGGTTCATGGTGCTGAACTACATGGAGAAACACGAAGCCGGCATAATCCAGCTCAGTCAGTGGGTCAGAGAGGGGCAGATCAAG GTGGGTGGAAATTTGAGACAAATTATCCAAAG GTGTTGGAGACGGTAG
- the ptgr2 gene encoding prostaglandin reductase 2 isoform X3 codes for MKSSYRSFLQVEPQLVDGHISYFLGAVGMPGLTALLGVREKGHVTDGANQTMVVSGAAGACGSVAGQIGRVDGCTRVVGICGSDEKCRVLVEDLGFSAAVNYHQGDVATALRESCPNGVDVYFDNVGGPISDAVIAQMNNDGHVILCGQISQYNKDVPYPPPLCDETREALQSKNITRERFMVLNYMEKHEAGIIQLSQWVREGQIKVLETVVNGIENMGVAFCSMMKGGNIGKQIIKISD; via the exons ATGAAAAGCTCTTACAGAAG TTTTCTACAGGTTGAGCCACAGCTGGTTGATGGACACATATCCTACTTCTTGGGTGCAGTTGGCATGCCTGGTCTCACCGCACTATTGGGTGTTAGAGAGAAGGGTCATGTGACCGACGGAGCCAATCAGACCATGGTGGTCAGTGGAGCTGCAGGGGCTTGTGGGTCCGTCGCTGGGCAG ATTGGCCGTGTGGATGGCTGTACCAGGGTGGTGGGGATCTGTGGGTCTGATGAGAAGTGCAGAGTCCTTGTGGAGGATCTGGGGTTCTCTGCAGCAGTCAACTACCATCAGGGGGATGTAGCCACAGCACTGAGAGAAAGTTGTCCTAATGGAGTGGATGTCTACTTTGACAATGTGGGAGGGCCCATAAGCGATGCTGTAATAGCACAG ATGAACAATGATGGTCACGTTATCCTTTGTGGACAGATCTCCCAGTACAACAAGGACGTGCCCTACCCACCACCTCTCTGTGATGAGACTCGGGAGGCACTGCAAAGTAAAAACATAACCAG GGAGCGGTTCATGGTGCTGAACTACATGGAGAAACACGAAGCCGGCATAATCCAGCTCAGTCAGTGGGTCAGAGAGGGGCAGATCAAG GTGTTGGAGACGGTAGTAAATGGCATTGAGAATATGGGAG TGGCCTTTTGCTCCATGATGAAAGGAGGAAACATTGGTAAACAGATCATTAAAATATCAGATTGA